A segment of the Triticum urartu cultivar G1812 chromosome 1, Tu2.1, whole genome shotgun sequence genome:
GTATGGCTAATTTTAACGGGAAGCTAAAAGAGTTTTGTCTAGTCTCGTGGATAGTTTTAAATAAATGATAAATTGACGTGTTTGATGTCATCTTGCTGGCATCCTTAGGTCACATAAGTGGTGGCTGAAGACGCTAGTATTGTGGAGAGACAAGGGTGCACGATCTGTCCACCTTTAGTTAGCATCCAATTCAGATTCTAATAAGCGATGTGGACACATGGTTAGCCTTAATGTGCAAGGTTACCATAATTGACCTTTTATACATCACTACCGTTCTAATTTCTTTTTGTCGCTGTCAGTTGATGCCGCCTATTCCCATCGAGCGTGCGAGCAAAACGTCGTGGCGCGAGTATTGCCATGTAATATAGATGATGTTAGTTGAAAATACACTTCGATAAGGACCACAAGGTGGTGGTGGTGTGCAGCAATCGAACCAATCAAGGCTAATTAGTGCTGAACAGTGCATAAAATGGACCAGGTACATCGTCGTCACGCCCCACGCCGTGTCCCTCTAGTATGGGGCTTGTCTACGCCCCTTGTGATGTGCACGCCGCTAATCATGACAATTTATGTTTGACCAATTTGACGGTTTATTATTCAAAAAAAAGTGACGATTTATTCTTCATATTGCGACATAAGCTCAAAGCGTCGCTTCTCCCCTTGCCATGAGAGCGATTTATTATCCAGTGAGTTTATTCCTAAGTTTATTTTGAGATGTGAGCCTAAATCTTCTATGCGTATATCGTCCTGATGGTTGGCAATTAATCAATAAAAaatgggttaatttgataaatgccgcTCCAAATTTGGTGATTCCGAGAAAAGCCACTGCAATtttcaaactttgaaaaatgccattttcagtggcatttttcgaagtctgcaGTGGCGTTtatcaaagtttgcaaaaattgcagtggcatttttatggatcaccataattggagtggcatttagcTAATTAACCCATAAAAAATACTTCTATTTTTGAATAAGGTAAAATAAGCAGTAGGTAAAACGCGGTTTGttccagaaaagaaaagaaatttcACCCCTCAACCTTTGACATGGTCCACATTTCAACCCTAGACCGTGTTGAGCCTTTTCCGAGTCGCTCTTCAGAACCAGTCCTCCCAAGTCCCAAGCCTCATCCTATATGGCACCAAAGTACTTGAGCACAAACACAATCGTTTGACATTGGTGTGCTTTTTTTCTTGTTTGTGATGTGTGAGGAACCACCACCAGGAAATGGAAGGAATGATTCAACCAAAAGCCAGCCATGAGCCATGGCCGGGCAAAGAAAGAAAGTCTCAGACACGGAACCAACGAAGCACCACATAAAATAAGCCTGGCCTTTTGTCCTTGCGTCCGCCGTTGACCGGCAGCAGACAGGGAGAGGTTCCCAGCCCAACTAACGAACCCAAACcgcctccaccaccaccaccacctttcCTCCGCCGCGCGCCAAAATCCAATCAATCCCGCCGCACGTGCGCCGCTCAAGCTCCTCCTCATTCCCTCCCATGGTCCACCCCCACCACCGCCGTGCTCATGCCGCGTCGTGCCGCCCGTAAACAAACGCCGCGGAGGGGGAGGTGAATTCTTTTTTCTCGGGTAGGAGGACGGCGCTGCCGCTGCTGCGCACAGTAGTACGGGACAGTTGTCCGGGGAGAATAGTTTAATTCTCCGGGCCGGGTGGGGGTGGGGTGCGGGGCCGGCCTAGGTAATGGCCGCCGTGCCCTCCTCGACCGTGCGCCTCCCGCACCTGCAGACCCCGCCCCGGCTTCCAGGGGTCGTCGTCtccgcgcccgcgccgccgctcCTCTTCCCTTCCCCCCTATCCGCCTCGCCTTTCTTGTCGCGGCCTTCCCGGTGGTTACGGGGAGGAGTCGTTGGCCTAGCCCCTTCTTGGCTAATTTAGGAGGAGGGCCCTGCGCCTCTGGTGGGGGAGGAGGGATCGAGTCCACGGCTCTCCCGGGCGGCGCTGCGGTGGCCGGATTTGCTGGTGCCGGCGAAACTGCTGCCGATTCGGTGGGTTCCTGCTTCGCCTCCGCACTGCTGTGATTTCTGTTTCATTTCGTGCTGTTCTGTCTCCTGTTCATCCCTGCCTCTGTTGCGAGCTGTAATGTGCAGTGGATTCTCAAGATCCCGTGTGTCAGATACAGATAGGCAGGCTACTTTTGGGAAAGAGCATCCTCTGTGGATGTGGGGGCTGTTTTTGATGTGAAAGGTTTCTGTTTATTCTGGCTTGGGCCATACTTCAGTTCTTCAGGTCTAGAGTGTggggatttgaatttgaatttgaacaaCAATTTAGATCCAGGAGGTTCTTTTGGGGTGTAAATATTCTCCTTCATTCCCTTTTTATTTTCTGGGACAAGTGCATGCACATGCTTTCTTTCCCCTATTTATTTGTGCTGATGTCAGAGTTATCCCCCTGTTCATCTAATTAGTATTTCCTTGAGATGAACCGCGCAATCTTTAATTTCTATCCAATAATGTGATCAGATTTGAGCCTGGAATAATAAGCTTCGGTTGTCTTCGGCGGACTTCAAAGCGAATGGCGTTTCCAGATGATGAAAAGATGAAGGTTCGTGTCTCTTGTTTCACCCCATTTTGCTCCTCTTTCTTAGTTTCAGAGATACATCATTGACTGAAGTATTTGGCTTTACATCATTGTACTCCAGGGCTGTCGTCCAAAGATATTCGGGGCGAAAGATAAGAAAGCCGCGAAGAAGACAGACCGTCCAAGCTCCTCTGCTGGTAGTTAATCTTAATTCTTTTGGAAGCTGAATAACCGAGTCACTGTCTTGTAGTAATAAATAGATGAGCATAATTTTATCAAAATTTAGCTCATCTGGGTTCATTTTTTTTTGTTAAGTTGGTTGTCAGTTCATTAAGTCCATTGAGCCTCTGTCAACTTCGTATAATCCATGCTATGAAGAAGCAGCCAGTTCAATGGAATATGCTAGAATTCATGTGTTCAAGATTCAAGAATTACACATTTTGACATTTTGTATCGAATTCGGTACAATGTTAATAGGATTTCGTGATGATACTGTTCCATGTTCTCTTGTCATCTACTCATCTGTAGTTAAATCTGCACCAAGCTCCTCCAAGGCGCAATCTTCTTCCCCATTCAGACCACTTTCAGGTAGCTTTCTATCTGGCACTTTGCTGCACTGGATCACTCTTTGGATGCTGCTGGTTTTATTTGACTGTCTTATTCTTGTGTTTCTTTGGACTAATTGGAAGCAGAAGTTAGGAGCATGCGCGAAGTTCGGAGCATGCGTCTGAGCCATTTTCTAGCCCGTTCTCCAAGTGTCATAAAAACTGAATCTTTTAGGTCAGGTCAAACAGCCAAACTTGCATTTTCAGTTATGTGTCACTCTATAGTTGGAAATCATATTGGTCTCTTGAATTTTATTTAAATTCACTCATTATACAGGGTATTTATTTCTACATGGAACGTTGGAGGAAACACACCTACCGCTGAGTTGAATCTGGACGACTTCATTCCTGCAGATGACCACTCAGATATTTATGTTTTAGGGTATGTAATCCATCTGTTTCTCGCAGTTCTGAAATGTACGCCTGTCAATACTAGTAGTTGCAGACTTGCGGTGCCGAAAATTCATAGAAGAATACGCAGTGATCGACTTACATACTTTCTGTACATTTCACTCCCCCTATTCATAAACTCGTACTAAATGTAAATTAATAAAAAACAGTATGTTATGCTTTCctttttttttttgtttcttaCAGTCCTTTGGGTGTTATTGACATTCTGGCATTTAATCTTTATCACAATAAGCTGTATTTTCCTTGGAGTTAAATTGGCTTGTTGCAGTGAACAGACAACATTCTTACGTCTTTTTTCTATCGTTCACACAGTTTTCAGGAAATTGTCCCTCTCAATGCTGGTAATGTGCTTGTGATCGAAGACAACGAACCAGCTGCAAGATGGCTTGCTCTTATAAACCGCACGCTAAACAGAACAGTTGACGGGGATGCTGATATCTTCTGTCACAAGCCATCTCTATCCCTTGATTCAACCTCTTCTCGATCTTCATCGAACCTTGATGCTTCTTTCTCCAACCGCTCTGGTTCTGCAATCTTCCAGTCCTCCTTAAAGTCTATCAGGAAGCCTTACATGCCAACTCAGAGAAAACTGCTCAAGATCTGCAACTGCTCAGTTGAAATGCCCAGGAAATCCTACAAAGATGCTTGCTTTGGATGCCCACAAGCATACATTAATGAGACCGACTCTTCGGAAGAAGATGAAGTTGATGACAGATCAAATAATGCTTCTGGTTATGTGGTTGATGGAGTGATTTCGTCTGCTTCTGCCTCTAGTGACCAGCTAAAATATAACCTCATATCTTGCAAACGAATGGTTGGTATTTTTGTTACAGTATGGGCAAAGAAAGAACTAGTGCCGCATATCGGTCATGTGAGGACATCATGTGTAGGCCGTGGAGTAATGGGTTATCTTGGAAACAAGGTTAGAACTGAATCTGTATCCAAGTAATTCCTTTTGATTATGCAAGGTGTAGCATGCCCTAAATTTTTATGGAACTAAAGATGCGAGATAAAATGTTATGATAGTTGCAAAGACATTAACAAAGACAATTATGTAGTACTATGCTCATGCTTTGTTTCCTGTATCATGTTCTTTATCGGATTCAACATTTGGCTACAACAATAACAACTCCGCCAAAAAAACAGAACTGGAAAAAACTCTGAAGCATCCTAAATGGTAGATCCCTTAATTCTTTTATGCCTTGCACTTACCTTTTGGCTTCAGGGATGTATATCAGTGAGCATGACACTGCACCAGACAAGCTTTTGTTTCATCTGTAGCCATTTGGCTTCAGGTGAGAAAGAAGGCGACGAGTTGCGGCGCAACTCAGATGTTTTAGAGATACTGAGGGCCACACAGTTTCCAAGAATTTGCAGAAGAGCTGGGCAAAGAATCCCTGAAAAAATTATTGACCATGAGTAAGATACTAATGCTACAATTATTTTAAAGCTTTTATTTTATTGTGCTGTTATCTGATTATTGTGCTATTTATTTTAGCCGGGTGATATGGTTGGGGGATCTGAACTACCGTATTTCCTTGAGCTATGAAGATACCAAGAAACTTCTGACGGAAAATAACTGGGATGCCCTTTTTCAAAAGGATCAAGTAAGCACCTAAAAAAATGGTGCCCATTTTTTTGTAATTAGTTGAGCGCAACTCAATTTCCCCAACGAGGAACTAAGCAAGTAAAGTAATGGAATGAGAAAAGACTTGACTTTGTAGAATTTTCATTTTCAGCTTAACACTGAGCGCGATTCTGGAAGGGTATTCAGGGGTTGGAGCGAAGAGAAGATATATTTTGCCCCCACATACAAGTACACTTTTAACTCAGATTCTTATTCTGGAGAAACTGCAACCTCAAAGAAAAAGAGGAGAACCCCAGCCTGGTATTTATCTTGTTCATATTAATTCATTTTATCTTACAAATAACTCCTACTTTAACAGCCATGAAAACctttagtactccctctgttcacttttataaggccttgaagacatttcagacaggGTGCGAAGTAGCTCATTTTCAGTTGTCTAAACGACTTATAAAaatgaacggagggagtagtattacTAATTAATTATGACGGTATGACCACAAATTATATTATATATCTGTGTATGACTTCAATAATCATGCATGCCCATCTTTGTGTGCCAGAAGAAGCTTAGACATAGTTTGTTCTCTTGAGATAAAACCAGGTATATTAGCACAAGCATATTGGTTAAAGTTGTGGAAGCAAAAACAATAGAACTATTCACATCATCACATAACTTACAAAGAGGATGTTTAAAAAATCTCAGTCTACATTTCAGTTGATGTATCTTTTTGTCTTGCAATTTAAGACCTAACTATACAATGAACcgctccctccatcccataatataagagcgtttttgacactacactagtgtaaaaaatgctcatattatgggacggagggagtattaatgaGTTATCAGTTCATGTAAGCTAAGTAGTTCAACTTGTTCAGGTGTGATAGAATACTATGGCACGGAGATGGGATTGCGCAGTCATCCTACTTCCGTGGGGAGTCTAAATTTTCTGACCATCGTCCTGTCTGTGGATCATTCACTGTGGAAGTGTATTTGCTGGACGGCAAATCAAAGAGGCGCACATCTAACACTAATATTAGAATTGGTGCTGAAGAGCTCTTACCGACGAGTAAGAATAAGGTTACCAAAGGTGTGCACCTTCTTTATTTTCAGTTAATATGTGCAAAATAAAGCGCACCTATGAAAGTTTACATAAAGCAATGGAAACTCCAGTATATGCATAGACAAGTTAATAAGTATGATCATAATAACACTGCAGGTGCTGGGACCAAAACCACAAAATAAATCGGCTCATGTCATGCCACTCATGGAGGAAGGTGCTGAGGAAACTTTCTGCGGCTGCTGCTTGGTATCTGTTTCCAGCAAATTGTTTTCTCACAAAGAGAAAGGTGATTATTATGTTGTACAGTAAATGTAATCACATGTAGTTTTCCAATGGCAAGATTAGGTTATATACTTCAAAAATTCCCACGATATTCTTTTTTGTTTGTTCGGTAGAGCAAGAAAGCCTCTGCACAGTTTTGCAAGTTGTGTCTTACAAACCACTGTAGTTGTAGATGTGTCAAGCTTGAGTTTTGTCTGGAGCAAAGTTGTACTGAACGAAGGCATCCAATCAAATTGTACAATACATTCTTTCTCATCTTGATACACAAGATCAGTGTGATGGTCATTTCTTGTGAATACTATTCATATTCTTCCTTTTTTTcccttgctttgtgttcgtgatCTCATTTGGTAAAAGTAGAGGGAAAGCCCCAAATAAAGTCCACATGTTTCTTTTCAAAGAGGAAGCACATAATTCTTGAACTTGGTTCATGACCTGTAAGCCCAAAATAGATGATGCGGAATGATAAAAGGATCTGAGTTCAGGAATAATTATTCTCACAATTCGTGTTCAACCACATTTTTCTGTTTTTACGAAAGAATATATGCATTACTACCCATGCCATAAAAGCCACTTGCGAATTTACACATAAAACCACACAAGCAGCAAGGGCGCTTCAACTCATATGGTTTTTATATGGAACAGTTAAATTCAGGCAACAAACAGAAAAATTCACAAATCAAAGAGGCATTTTAACTTGAAGATTGGGTCTACAAATATTGTAAGGATATATTCGTGCGATAAACATCGTGTAATGCGGTCTTGAGTCGGATGGCTTGAAATTCAAATTGGAGGCTTGGCAAGTATTTTACGCGATATTGTGATAACCGCAAGTTTGAGCTTAGCTAAATTTGCTAGAATTGAGGGCAGAACTATGACTTGGATTGGTTGTGGCCCGTCAGATTCTTTAGAGCTAGCCGGTGCTGCTTGTATGGACACTGTGAATTTACCCGCAAAATTTTTGTTGCACTAAAACAAGGCATCCGATCAAAATGtttttttttagcaaaagagggtttcccctccgatttcaTTTAAAGAAATCAAACAATATTCCAGAACAAGTTTGCAAGAACTCGACTCTAAACCGACTAAGAAACCAAATGAGCAGATATCCAAACCAGAACAGTGTAGGGTTTTTTCTCACCTTGATTTTCCATTTTGTGAATGAACACAATATCAGTATGATGGTCATTTCTTGTGAGTGCTATTCATATTATTGCTTTTTCCCCTGCCTTTTATGTTCGTGACCTCATTCAGCCAATTGCATCTGTTGCCGCTGTTTGTCTGCTGTTCTTGGCTGGTATTTGAGGAAAGCTTTGCTCCAAGCAAAGTAGAGGAAAAACGTTCGTGGGCAGTAAGTCGGAAGAAATAGATGATGCAGAATGATAAAATGATTTGAGTTCAGAAATATTATATCCACAATTTAcaattttgtcttctccatattACCATATCTCTAGAGCCAATAATTTTCTATGAGGAACTACTGAACTCAATCACTTGCTGCCGTTACTCAACAGTTTTCTGTTGAGGTCTATCCCGTAGAGGTAGTCAAATTGGATCAGTGATCGATTTCTAGGTTTCGTCGTAAACCTAATTGGTTACTTCCAATTGTTCCATCGCATCCTTTTTCCTTTTACCAAAAATCATCGCATCACTACCAATGCCATAAAAGCTTCTTGCGATTTAAGTTCAGTCAACAAAACACAAGATTTCACAAATGAAAGGGGTGTTTTAACCTGAAAACCAGGTCCACAAGTAGTGTAGGAACACACAAACTAAGCCTAGTTTAGATGGTTAGTTTTCTTATGATGGAACCAACCCACCTCGGTTCGAGTCGTAAACTTGGCACGTTCTCGTGAAAAGCACCATATCGTACGTGCTGAATCAAATGGTTTTAAATACAAATTCTGAATAGACATCGCATCTAAGCTTTTGATAAACATATTGCTACGTGTAGTGGTTACTTTAAATCGGCGGTTATGGCCGTGACGGCGGTGTCCGGTGCTCTCACCACGTCGTCGACCCCGACTTTCACGCACAATTATTTCATCAAGCGTCCCGGATGTGGTCGAGGCGCTGATTTCAAAGATGAGAAGGGTTTTTCCAGGCAGAAAGTCGATGTTCAACTCAAAGCTACCACTATAATATCAAAATTTGATGCAGACTTTTGTACAACTCTAAATAAAAACTCCACGGGGCCAGTGGAACACGACATCTCTGTGCGCACGTTTGGCGGTCGGTGCCCCCCATGATTTCGCCGGGCGTGCGCGCACGTTTCTTCGCTGCGTGACGGCCGTTGGATCGTCGGATTCTGCCACGTGAGCGGCGCGGATCTCTCCCGCCTCGCAGCCCAGTCCCCCACTCCCTCCCTCCCCCTGAAGCGTGGCCACTGGCGACCACTCCCAGGCTCCacctcgccgccaccgccgccgtcgccgcggcGTCTTCTCCGCCACCCCGCCTCCATTGGTCGCCGGCGTCGGCTAGACAAAGAGGGAGAGGTCGGCTTAACTGCGATGGCGCGGGCTCCCCTTCCTGGCCCCGCTCTGTCCCTCCTCGCCgtcatcctcctcctcgtcggCCGCCGCGGCGCtgccgggggcggcggcggcggcggaggaagggGCAGCTCCGTGTACCCGGCCCCCGTCGTCTACCCGCACCACTCCAGGCAGATCTCCTGGCATCCCAGGTCAGCCGATTTTTTCCACCGCCCCTGCGCTCGCCTTGCTTCATCTCGCCTCCGATCTCGATTTGGGCGGGGTCGTCCAACCAGACGGCTGATACGTGCTTGATGGCCTGCGCAGGGCCTTCCTCTACCCGCACTTCCTCACCGACGACGAGGCCAACCACCTCGTCTCCCTCGTCAGTGCTTCTCCCGCTGCTCCCAGTCCCCCATAGAAACTCAGAGAGCTATTGCTGTGGGGGCTGTGTCTGATTCTGGGGTTCTCCTGCTTGTTTAGGCCAGGGCGGAGCTCAAGAGGTCGGCGGTCGCCGATGACACGTCCGGCAAGAGCAAGCTCAGCGAGGTCCGCACCAGCTCCGGCACCTTCATCGGCAAGGGCCAGGTCGGCCATTTGCTTTTCAGCTCATAGGCATTATATCTTAGAAAAGAAAATTCCATGGATTGGTCATCTCTCTTGCATGTTTCATCTGAAATTTGAGCTCAGCATCTTATGTAGTACTACAATTTTCATGTTCCATAGCAATTACTCATATGTCATATGTACTCTCTTATAGGGCACTGTCTATATATGTACTCTTCATGTTCTTTTATTTCTCAAGGGAACAATATCTTGTTTATTTAGTGACTAGCCATAGCTGGGGTCCAGGAGTACAGTACAGTTCAGGTATTTTCTTCTGATGATCAATTTTTTCATCCGATGACCAATCATGTCCAAACTTGTAGGATCCAATTGTTGCTGGTATAGAGGATAAAATTGCCGCATGGACATTTCTTCCAAAAGGTTGTGAGACAATAACATTGCACTTTTCTATTCATGCATTTCGGGGGTGCTTATTATTGCAGTTGTAGAGAATAAAAATATGTTCCATTTGTGAATTGTATTTGAGTTTGATAGGGGAAGAACTTTTTTTAGCTGGTTAGAATCCAGTCCAACGGACCTAACCAAACTGTGGACAGATCTTCATAGAAACATAAAAAATGTCCAAAAGAGGTAGAACTTTTGCCTTTCCATCAAGTTAGGAAAGGAGTTCTCTAAAAAAGTTGAGAAAAGAGTATGAAGTACAAATTCACTTCACACGGAGATACAAGTGCATCTAGCAGCTCAAGGTGTAGAAAAAGAGCTAAAACATCATACTGTCCTAGTTACCCTACGACATTGTACTAGTTGGCCAAATTCTATGCTCAAACTACCACAACATGTCACACACTATGTTCACCATTTCCATTTGTTTTCCTAATTGTATTTTGTGCTTTGCACAAGTTTTCAATGCAAAGGGTTAAGAGCCATGGTGTTTTACCCTCTTTGATCATGTCCACATTTGACTTGAGAACCTGTAGAACAGCTACGTGGTGTATCATGTATCTGTTGTGGTGTCAAACACTCAAACCCAATGCACTACAACACCTTTTGCCGTTGAGCATTAGCATTAGTTTGGACTTTGAATGTCATGTCATAAAAATCCTGGGCTTGATAAAGAGGATTTTTCAGGGTTATTTATTTGCTGCACTTCTGTTTATATATTCCAATTTTATGTGGATGGTAGAAAGTTGAACTTCAAGGGTCTGAGAGTCTTACTGTTTTCAGTTTTGCTTATAAGTGTTATAAAATGACCAGAGAACGGCGAAGATATGCAAGTTCTAAGATATAAGCGTGGTGAGAAGTATGAACCGCACCATGATTTCTTCACCGACAGTGTTAACACTATCCGTGGTGGACATCGTGTAGCTACTGTACTCTTGTACTTGACAGACGTTGCAGAAGGAGGGGAAACGGTTTTCCCCTTAGCCAAGGTAAATTTTCTTCACAGTGGTGGTGCTCAATAAGATAGAAAATGTGTCAGATTGCTGATTTTTCGTCTGAGCCAGTCGCAAGTAGCCATTAGCACCGTAGTGTTCTCCTGTACTTCTATTTTTGCGATGACTCCTGTACTTATTCCTAGATATGCCTATTCATTTGTCAAACAGGCACGTAAAGGATCACACCATAAAGATTTGTCAGAATGTGCACAGAAAGGACTTGCAGGTATAATTTTCGTGCTCTTTTCCTTTTTGGCGGTCCTAATTCCCGAGTTATCAATTAGACACCCGAAACATTTCTTGACTGACATGCACCTGTATCCATCGTTCCTTAGTGAAACCACGAAAAGGGGACGCCCTTCTGTTCTTCAACCTTCGCCCCGACGCGGAGACAGACCCGTCGAGCCTCCATGGCGGATGCGAGGTCATCAAGGGGGAGAAATGGTCTGCCACGAAATGGATCCGCGTGGCCTCGTTCGACAAGGTCTATCACATGCCAGGCAACTGCACCGACAACAGCAACAGCTGCTCGCAGTGGGCGGCGCTGGGAGAGTGCACGAAGAACCCGGCGTACATGGTGGGAACCGCGGCGCTGCCCGGTCACTGTAGAAGGAGCTGCAACGTGTGTTAGCGCTGGAATGGAATCCTTGGAACGCCGCTTGTTGCTGGAGTTGGGGTTCATGAAGGAGCGGCAATGGCGGGTCGAACTGAGCTGGTGTCCCGAGGTTTGGTCGTCCAGATGGTACCGGTTTCTTGTTACTCCCTGATGACAAGCTGGTTCCTGGCTACCAATGTTTATTTATTGATTTGTGCTAGGCAGGCAGAGATGGGTTGATTGTTAGAGTTGGTCCATGACAGGTTTCATGAGCTTGTGGTGCCGTTTTGTGTGGGTAGACTGTAGGGACTGTAATCTCTTTTCGCACTCTTGTGCTATACTAGTATATATATGTAGCACGAACACGCCCTGAATTTGACTACTGTGGCACTATTACAACGAACTGAGGAGGTGTTTGGTTCAGGGACTTTTTAGTCCCAGAGACTAGAAAAAATCCCTAAAAAGTCTCTAggaaccaaacaggagggactttttcTACAGGGACTAGAAAAAAAACTCTACTGAAGAGTCTTTTTTGATTAGTCCCTgagactagaaaaagtcctagaACTTCTGAATTAAACACCCCCTGAATCATTCATGTGCACAGAAGAGAATGTCGTTGGGCGCTTGCCCGTGGTGTGATGATGCTGAAGAGGAGGCGGTTTGCACGGAACTGCTGCAGATGAGGGAATTGAATGCctctcgtctggatcacgagaggGATTGCTGGCTGGTGATGCCTTTCATTCATTGCAACCGCAGAAAGTGCCTTGAATTCAATTCTTCATCGCCCCCGAAATGCGGAAATGGCTACTACTGTAGCCACCTTGCGGTTGCCGCCTTGCCTGACTTGCGAGGTTGCGACCGAAGGGGGAGACTTTGTGTGAGATCTATGAGATCGATTTTTTTGAAAAGAAAAACATGCTCAAAGATTCTGAAAAATTGTGTAGACACATCAACGTTTGATGTACAATCTC
Coding sequences within it:
- the LOC125521985 gene encoding type I inositol polyphosphate 5-phosphatase 10-like, yielding MAFPDDEKMKGCRPKIFGAKDKKAAKKTDRPSSSAVKSAPSSSKAQSSSPFRPLSEVRSMREVRSMRLSHFLARSPSVIKTESFRVFISTWNVGGNTPTAELNLDDFIPADDHSDIYVLGFQEIVPLNAGNVLVIEDNEPAARWLALINRTLNRTVDGDADIFCHKPSLSLDSTSSRSSSNLDASFSNRSGSAIFQSSLKSIRKPYMPTQRKLLKICNCSVEMPRKSYKDACFGCPQAYINETDSSEEDEVDDRSNNASGYVVDGVISSASASSDQLKYNLISCKRMVGIFVTVWAKKELVPHIGHVRTSCVGRGVMGYLGNKGCISVSMTLHQTSFCFICSHLASGEKEGDELRRNSDVLEILRATQFPRICRRAGQRIPEKIIDHDRVIWLGDLNYRISLSYEDTKKLLTENNWDALFQKDQLNTERDSGRVFRGWSEEKIYFAPTYKYTFNSDSYSGETATSKKKRRTPAWCDRILWHGDGIAQSSYFRGESKFSDHRPVCGSFTVEVYLLDGKSKRRTSNTNIRIGAEELLPTSKNKVTKGAGTKTTK
- the LOC125521989 gene encoding probable prolyl 4-hydroxylase 4; the encoded protein is MARAPLPGPALSLLAVILLLVGRRGAAGGGGGGGGRGSSVYPAPVVYPHHSRQISWHPRAFLYPHFLTDDEANHLVSLARAELKRSAVADDTSGKSKLSEVRTSSGTFIGKGQDPIVAGIEDKIAAWTFLPKENGEDMQVLRYKRGEKYEPHHDFFTDSVNTIRGGHRVATVLLYLTDVAEGGETVFPLAKARKGSHHKDLSECAQKGLAVKPRKGDALLFFNLRPDAETDPSSLHGGCEVIKGEKWSATKWIRVASFDKVYHMPGNCTDNSNSCSQWAALGECTKNPAYMVGTAALPGHCRRSCNVC